A genomic region of Streptomyces sp. NBC_00247 contains the following coding sequences:
- a CDS encoding antibiotic biosynthesis monooxygenase — MSNSRVSRISAAEIEPYRARGGQLRMVLHPGSVGSRSGYMGTVVLQPGEYVVEHFHPYSEEFLFVVNGDLVLEAEGEDWALGAGDGIYVPIGKRHRLRNVGTTESLAVYHTGPLAPDPSLAHVDTEVLGETQTESTDAAAGTARILFMVTVAEEKREGFLAAYEKVRFNVAATPGHIRDQICQSPDNPDKWLIVSEWDSMAEFFAWEQSTEHKELVRPMQACYSDPEFRSFNVVAETKATRS; from the coding sequence ATGAGCAATTCACGGGTGAGTCGAATCAGCGCCGCCGAAATAGAGCCCTACCGGGCACGCGGTGGCCAGTTACGCATGGTGCTCCATCCCGGTTCGGTGGGGAGTCGATCGGGCTATATGGGCACGGTTGTCCTCCAGCCCGGCGAATACGTGGTGGAGCATTTTCACCCCTATTCCGAGGAGTTCCTGTTCGTCGTCAACGGCGACCTGGTTCTCGAGGCAGAGGGTGAGGACTGGGCACTGGGGGCCGGTGACGGCATCTACGTACCCATCGGCAAGCGGCACCGGCTGCGCAATGTGGGCACGACAGAGTCGCTGGCCGTGTACCACACCGGCCCGCTTGCGCCGGACCCGTCGTTGGCGCACGTGGACACCGAAGTCCTCGGTGAGACACAGACCGAGAGCACCGATGCCGCGGCCGGCACGGCCCGCATCCTGTTCATGGTGACGGTCGCGGAGGAGAAGCGGGAAGGCTTCCTGGCCGCCTACGAGAAAGTCCGGTTCAACGTAGCGGCGACCCCCGGGCACATTCGCGACCAGATCTGCCAGTCGCCCGACAATCCGGACAAGTGGCTGATCGTCAGCGAGTGGGACTCCATGGCGGAATTCTTCGCCTGGGAGCAATCCACGGAACACAAGGAACTGGTTCGGCCGATGCAGGCATGCTACTCAGATCCGGAGTTCCGTAGTTTCAACGTAGTTGCCGAGACGAAGGCGACACGGTCATGA